A portion of the Cygnus olor isolate bCygOlo1 chromosome 15, bCygOlo1.pri.v2, whole genome shotgun sequence genome contains these proteins:
- the FOXL3 gene encoding forkhead box L3 isoform X2 — MFDNTQYPYNCFNYDGDDYPTCSSDEEKKFTRPAYRSNQRAWQNSIRHNLSLNSCFVKVPRTEGNEKGKGNYWSFATGCESMLDLFENGNYRRRRRRRNMKREHKEQRSSRGKGSSSPDMSPMDSAFNSISSSESKHERIGSGPRLLEPRGFAPNSTTSRQSLSNSSLAKSDSEIKFSIDYILSAPDPLPVLRSQYNMQENKYHLLEAQQINLQFWTM, encoded by the exons ATGTTTGACAACACACAGTACCCCTATAACTGCTTTAATTATGATGGGGATGATTATCCTACCTGTAGTTCTGACGAAGAGAAAAAATTCACCAGACCGGCGTATAG ATCAAATCAAAGAGCCTGGCAGAACTCCATCCGACATAACTTATCATTAAACAGTTGTTTTGTGAAG gttCCCAGAACAGAAGGGAatgagaaggggaaaggaaactATTGGAGCTTTGCAACGGGATGCGAATCCATGCTGGATCTCTTTGAAAATGGGAATTACAGGAGAAgacggaggaggaggaacatGAAAAGGGAACATAAAGAGCAGAGATCAAGCagagggaaaggttcttcatcCCCTGATATGTCTCCTATGGACTCTGCTTTTAACAgtatttcctcttctgaaagTAAACACGAAAGAATTGGATCAGGACCAAGACTACTGGAGCCTCGTGGGTTTGCTCCAAACAGCACGACCAGCAGGCAGAGCCTGAGCAATTCCTCCTTAGCAAAATCGgattctgaaattaaattcagcATCGATTACATTCTTTCAGCCCCTGACCCTTTGCCTGTCCTGAGATCTCAGTACaatatgcaagaaaataaataccatCTACTGGAGGCCCAGCAGATTAATCTCCAGTTCTGGACAATGTGA
- the FOXL3 gene encoding forkhead box L3 isoform X1 has product MFDNTQYPYNCFNYDGDDYPTCSSDEEKKFTRPAYSYIALIAMAIQQSPSNKVTLSGIYDFIMKKFPYYRSNQRAWQNSIRHNLSLNSCFVKVPRTEGNEKGKGNYWSFATGCESMLDLFENGNYRRRRRRRNMKREHKEQRSSRGKGSSSPDMSPMDSAFNSISSSESKHERIGSGPRLLEPRGFAPNSTTSRQSLSNSSLAKSDSEIKFSIDYILSAPDPLPVLRSQYNMQENKYHLLEAQQINLQFWTM; this is encoded by the exons ATGTTTGACAACACACAGTACCCCTATAACTGCTTTAATTATGATGGGGATGATTATCCTACCTGTAGTTCTGACGAAGAGAAAAAATTCACCAGACCGGCGTATAG ctaCATTGCCTTAATTGCAATGGCCATCCAGCAAAGTCCTTCAAATAAAGTCACCCTCTCTGGCATTTATGACTTTATAATGAAGAAATTTCCTTACTACAGATCAAATCAAAGAGCCTGGCAGAACTCCATCCGACATAACTTATCATTAAACAGTTGTTTTGTGAAG gttCCCAGAACAGAAGGGAatgagaaggggaaaggaaactATTGGAGCTTTGCAACGGGATGCGAATCCATGCTGGATCTCTTTGAAAATGGGAATTACAGGAGAAgacggaggaggaggaacatGAAAAGGGAACATAAAGAGCAGAGATCAAGCagagggaaaggttcttcatcCCCTGATATGTCTCCTATGGACTCTGCTTTTAACAgtatttcctcttctgaaagTAAACACGAAAGAATTGGATCAGGACCAAGACTACTGGAGCCTCGTGGGTTTGCTCCAAACAGCACGACCAGCAGGCAGAGCCTGAGCAATTCCTCCTTAGCAAAATCGgattctgaaattaaattcagcATCGATTACATTCTTTCAGCCCCTGACCCTTTGCCTGTCCTGAGATCTCAGTACaatatgcaagaaaataaataccatCTACTGGAGGCCCAGCAGATTAATCTCCAGTTCTGGACAATGTGA